One segment of Methylotuvimicrobium sp. KM2 DNA contains the following:
- the cas5c gene encoding type I-C CRISPR-associated protein Cas5c, with protein MKNKVHCLEVWGDLACFSRPEMKVERYSYPIITPSAARGIFDAIYFKKEYDFYWQIESIELLKPPKYIALRRNEVKDKISASEVQKWMKGTKAITPLWADGTRDELGTDQKGRTQRQTMALKNVRYRIHARIHSRDAKANLNAMNAQFERRASQGKCFYQPYFGCREFPAFFELVQDDSETMPVDIDLDLGWMLYDVFDLSRANDAQAKPAISVFHAQLKSGVMQVPDYESEAVRKTENDNVE; from the coding sequence GTGAAAAATAAAGTTCATTGTTTAGAAGTATGGGGCGATTTGGCCTGTTTCAGTCGACCGGAAATGAAAGTCGAGCGTTATAGCTATCCAATCATCACGCCTTCAGCGGCGCGCGGTATTTTCGATGCGATTTATTTCAAAAAGGAATATGACTTTTATTGGCAAATCGAAAGTATCGAATTGCTTAAGCCGCCTAAGTACATTGCGTTGCGGCGTAATGAAGTCAAAGACAAAATATCGGCGTCGGAAGTGCAAAAGTGGATGAAGGGAACCAAGGCAATCACGCCGCTATGGGCAGACGGAACGCGGGACGAGTTGGGTACCGATCAAAAAGGTCGGACACAACGTCAAACGATGGCCTTGAAAAATGTCAGGTATCGAATTCATGCCCGTATACATAGTAGGGATGCCAAGGCAAATCTGAATGCCATGAACGCCCAGTTCGAGCGTAGAGCCTCTCAAGGCAAATGTTTCTATCAGCCGTATTTCGGCTGTCGGGAATTTCCGGCATTTTTCGAATTGGTCCAAGACGATTCTGAAACAATGCCTGTCGATATCGACTTGGACTTAGGCTGGATGCTTTATGACGTTTTCGATCTAAGCCGAGCCAACGACGCTCAAGCCAAGCCGGCGATCAGCGTTTTTCATGCGCAACTGAAAAGCGGCGTGATGCAGGTTCCCGATTACGAGAGCGAGGCTGTGCGCAAAACGGAGAATGACAATGTTGAATGA
- the cas8c gene encoding type I-C CRISPR-associated protein Cas8c/Csd1, which yields MLNEVLAHAERAGIKTEPGFSVKSAKWAIVIGKQAEITGLISLGDGQNGLEFGCCPDLSPSEMIAGSLTRSQFLIESLAVVAFYYKEKADEKEIEKYRIKHDYFIGLLAQAASDCPELARAAAALNSSEELQKLANFINNNQPKPKPTDSVTLLIEDSFPLHSTTWHDWWRNHRAGGNGNDVDKTQNKDLMRCVLTGNTIVPVDTHPKIKGLSSVGGLGMGDVFIGFDKEAFQSYGLDKSANAATDEVTAKIYAETFNQLINRQSIRLINGLAVYWFGRELANPDDDLFAELESPTEPPAGQSTRPKAMLNAINDGQRPDLLENYYYVMTVSGQSGRVMVRDWQQGRLTELLENVNAWFDDLQIIARDGGQLAPPSKFLAVVGSLVRDLKDVPAPLINDLWRTALNKNKPVSNSAFAQALMATRKAVINEEAQNHARMGLLKAYHIRNKGDCYMNTQLNPGHPSPAYQCGRLLAVLADLQYAALGDVGAGVVQRYYTATSQAPALRIGQLMSNAKNHLNKVGGGLAFEFENRIGEIMSAMTQIPKTLDLEQQSLFALGYYQQLADNRARMAENKAKKQAKQNQADGEK from the coding sequence ATGTTGAATGAGGTATTGGCTCATGCCGAACGAGCCGGCATCAAAACCGAGCCGGGTTTCAGTGTCAAATCCGCGAAATGGGCGATTGTGATAGGCAAACAAGCCGAAATTACCGGATTGATATCGCTGGGTGACGGCCAAAACGGCCTTGAATTCGGATGTTGTCCCGATCTTTCACCAAGTGAAATGATTGCCGGCAGCCTGACGCGAAGCCAGTTTTTGATAGAGTCGCTGGCCGTTGTAGCCTTTTATTACAAGGAAAAAGCCGACGAGAAGGAAATTGAAAAATATCGAATCAAGCATGACTATTTTATCGGTCTTTTAGCACAAGCAGCTTCCGATTGCCCTGAATTGGCAAGAGCCGCTGCGGCGCTGAATAGTTCTGAAGAGTTGCAAAAGCTGGCAAATTTCATCAATAACAATCAACCTAAACCCAAACCGACCGATTCGGTGACCCTATTGATCGAAGATAGCTTTCCCTTGCACTCGACAACTTGGCATGACTGGTGGCGAAATCACCGAGCGGGCGGAAACGGCAACGATGTCGATAAAACCCAAAACAAGGACTTGATGCGTTGTGTGCTGACCGGCAACACGATAGTGCCGGTCGATACGCATCCGAAAATCAAAGGGTTGTCCTCGGTCGGCGGGTTGGGGATGGGCGATGTCTTCATCGGTTTCGACAAGGAGGCATTCCAATCATATGGCCTCGACAAATCGGCCAATGCCGCGACCGATGAAGTCACGGCAAAAATTTACGCGGAAACCTTTAACCAACTGATCAATCGGCAAAGTATTCGCTTGATCAATGGCTTGGCTGTTTATTGGTTCGGTCGTGAATTGGCGAATCCGGACGACGATTTATTCGCCGAATTGGAAAGCCCTACCGAACCACCTGCCGGGCAGTCAACTAGACCCAAAGCAATGCTGAATGCTATAAACGACGGACAACGTCCCGATTTACTGGAAAATTATTACTATGTCATGACTGTGTCGGGGCAATCCGGGCGTGTCATGGTCCGCGATTGGCAGCAAGGCCGGCTGACCGAATTACTGGAAAACGTCAATGCCTGGTTCGATGATTTACAAATCATTGCCCGCGACGGCGGACAGTTAGCGCCACCCTCCAAATTTTTGGCCGTGGTCGGCAGCTTGGTTCGAGACCTGAAAGATGTACCCGCGCCGCTGATCAACGATCTTTGGCGCACCGCACTCAACAAAAACAAGCCGGTATCGAATTCGGCATTTGCCCAAGCCTTGATGGCAACGCGCAAAGCCGTCATCAACGAAGAAGCCCAAAATCATGCCCGTATGGGTTTGCTGAAAGCCTACCACATCCGAAATAAAGGAGATTGCTACATGAATACTCAACTCAATCCGGGACATCCGAGCCCGGCCTATCAATGCGGGCGTTTGCTTGCAGTGTTGGCCGATTTGCAATATGCCGCACTCGGCGATGTCGGCGCGGGCGTCGTGCAGCGCTACTACACGGCAACCAGTCAAGCGCCCGCGTTACGCATCGGTCAACTGATGAGCAACGCCAAAAACCATCTGAACAAAGTCGGCGGCGGTTTGGCCTTCGAATTCGAAAATCGTATCGGCGAAATCATGAGCGCCATGACGCAAATTC